The nucleotide sequence AGATCACGGTGTACGCGGCGCCGAGACCGAACGCAGCGCCCGCGTTCCTGATCACCCGGAACCGCAGCACGTCGCCGAAGACGTCGACCGGGGCCTCGTTCTCCAGCTTGGCCACGACCAGCGTCTTGCTGCCGAGATCCAGCAGGTAGGCGAGGAGGGCGACGACGAACAGGGCGACGATCTTGCGCCGCCCCTTGGGCCGCTCGGCGGCCTCCGCTGCCTCGTCGTCGACATCCGGCGTACCGATGATGCGCTCCGCCTCTGTCACGTGAGTCCCTCAACCTAGATGCTTTGACGCCGAGGATACGACACGACGCTCCCCAGGTCAGCCGCCGCCCGAGGGCGATCCGCCGGACAGCTGCGAGCGGCTAGCCCCGGCGCTCCTGCTTCTGCTTGTCCTCGACGCAGAGCGTGGCCCGGGGGAACGCCTGCATCCTCGCCTTCCCGATCGGTTTGCCGCAGACCTCGCACAGGCCGTACGTGCCCGCGTCGAGGCGCTGGAGCGCCCGCTCGGTCTGTTCGAGCATCTCCCTGGCGTTGGCGTTGAGGGACATCTCGTGTTCGCGGGTGATGTTCTTGGTACCGGTGTCGGCGTCGTCGTCACCCGCGCCGTCCCCGGAGTCCCGCATCAGCCCGGCGAGGGCCTGCTCGGACGAGCTGATCTCGTGCGCCAGCCTCGTCACCTCGCCCTCCAGGCCCGCACGCGCCTCGGCGACCTCTTCCGGTGTCCA is from Streptomyces sp. NBC_00370 and encodes:
- a CDS encoding TraR/DksA family transcriptional regulator codes for the protein MVAKKSAANDSAASKAAAKKAAKKASAERSPEGTAPAKKRPAKKAAAKKAAPAAEGAAQAAEQTGAKTVGAKKTAGGSGTTAATEGAATATAVPPAPVAAATPPGELAVRPGEDPWTPEEVAEARAGLEGEVTRLAHEISSSEQALAGLMRDSGDGAGDDDADTGTKNITREHEMSLNANAREMLEQTERALQRLDAGTYGLCEVCGKPIGKARMQAFPRATLCVEDKQKQERRG